In Hippocampus zosterae strain Florida chromosome 21, ASM2543408v3, whole genome shotgun sequence, the genomic window CTTTGCTGACGACACTCGGGGAGAATCAAAATTAAGCCACATCGATCGGCGGCCTAGTAAACAACACCAGATGGAAACCGGCTCTGACAGCCGCGATCCGCGCGGCCATCTTGGTGACGATGATAAAGAGGGGAAGGCCTCATTAGGCGCCTTCAATGGGATTTCATCTTGTCAGTTGAAAAACTCATCCACacctcggcgcgccgccgcatTGTGAGACGGCTCATTCGTCTTCCGTGATGGAAATTGGAGATGCTTTATGTTTGTGTAAATTGAGAGGACATTGTGTATAATTGGGATGAAAATATGCAGGGAAATGAATTGCAtatgtctgcaaaaaaaaaaaatgtttagcccTGTGAGGAAAAAGTGCCACTTCATAAATAATACGAAATCTTTACCTTCCCCTAGGAACAGAAGAATTGGGATGCGTGGCCATCACAccgacaggaagtgaaaatacGGAGCCAGCTATAATCTGTAAGTGACAGTCAGTTTTCCATTTCTTCTACCTGCTGCGTTATCATTCCCCCCAATCCGTCCGAATGaacgctttcatgcaccctgtcacctgataacgcgataagctgtccactgtagcaaccgctgtccctcaaaatcCAATCTATGACCAAACAATTCCGACGTGCCCAATGACAACATAATCATAGtgttaccggtatttattttaataataaaaaagattgCATCCATGTAGGCAAGCCAGCGTTTGTACAAGCGCACACAATCAGGCTTCATTTTCCTCTATCAACTGTGGGGCAACTAAACAAACGGAAGCATGCGCTCATCGAATGCCGATTCACATCTCACACACGTGTGATCGACCTCAAAAGGAAATTTGTTCTACGTGTTATATAAAGTATACATTTGTAGTACAGAGTAGGGCACATATACAACATACACGCGGTGTAACAAATTCCCgttcaaatgttgatttttgtagaattaaaattaaaaaaaataatgatttggtGCAGTCATGGCGTCAGGGAACTATGTAGAAGTGAATGGAGGACAAAATGCTCTGCCACCAAGTCAtcattccccattgaaatgaatggaaagggaattaatccgttccagcctcccaccaaaaatatatatattttttttaactttattttttttaaagaaattttGCATTGAACAGTATTGTAATGTAGAAAAACACAGTCATGACATTTGCCCTCCACAGAACCTGCAAAGGGTGGTCTTAAATCAAGGATCTCATTCCACGAAACACACTAAATgtcgaagtgagttgagtttcaTTTACACAAAAGAAGTGCTtcactgccatcttgtggcatcaatAGGAAACCATGTCAGTTACTTGCCAGATTTTCGCCAATGGCTGCCAGATTTAGGCTGTGTTAATGATGTAAAATAACAAATGGGTCTGCTAAGAGGTCCCTGAAAACCTTTAACTATAAACACGCCACATGACGCCCTGAGTCTTTTAAACGCTGCTGACTTCCCCCATCGCCATCTTCTCATCGCCTCCTCTCGCCGCCCTCGCTCGGACAGGCCCGTGGACGACGTAGTCGCACACCGTCAGTGCGGGCCTGTGAGGCTGAGCCTGGCGGAGCTCGCTGGAAGGCGTCGTCATGCTCTGGGGAGTCTAGTCGGGCGATACGAGCCGACGCGAGAAGACGAGatcagaaaatgttttcaaaaatgatcGTGGCAAGCACTCACCCTGCACAATGTGACGAAGATGAACGCCGGGATGAAAATGAGCGGTGTGAGAATGAGCAGCGAGCCTACGGCCAAGGCCCACCTGCCCAGCTGGTAGTCGTATACCATCAGCGAATGCGTCTTGGCCAGATCGAAAAACATGGTGATCTGGAAGCCAGTCGGTcagtcagacagacagacagacagaaagacaaCAACGGGAAGTGGCCGAGGATGCTCACCACGCAGAGCAGCGGCGTGACGAACAACCAGCAGTACTTCAGAACGGGAAACGGACGGTACCCGATCATGTCCTCGATGTTGTCCAAGAAACGATCCGCACCTGTTAGTGCAAATTATTTCATACCAAATCACTCTTGTATTAAATATCAAGACAGCCACCTACCATACACCCAGCCGATGACGACGGTCTCAAAGCAGGCGATGATGAGTAGGCTGGTCCCGCTCGGCCCGAAGCTGTCAATCAGGTGGAAGAGCATGATTCCtccctttaagaaaaaaaaatctattttaaataacattaaattaaataacATTTCCGTGCCTGTaagcttttctttctttgaccaTCAGGCGGCTGCCCAAATTGCCGCGTTACCTCGGTGACGAGGGGTAGGCCCAGCAGGAAGCAGACGGCCGCAATCACCAAAACCAGGATCTCCCGAGCGCAGGGCCTCCTCAGATGCTTCGGGAACAGGTCGCTGATGGCCGTGGCTAAGCTCTCCACGCACACAAACTGTGAAGAAACACAGCTGAgctctttgtttatttttcaaaaagaagacagagtgGATGAGGATACATGGCACATGCCTGCGTGTCCAGACCCAGGAAGAGCATCATGAGGAAGAAGAACACAGTCCAATAAGTGCTGCCGGGGAGCATTGAGAGCACTTTGGGGTAGGCGATGAAGGCCAAACCAGGACCTTGGGGATGGACGCAGTAAGACATTTGTTGCTATTTGAATCAAGCAATGGAAAttaagtcattttaaaaatgtgattaatcGACAAAATAATAGATTAATTAATCATAATCTGTAGCCCTACCATCGATTAATCCGATTAGATTTTTAAACATGCTGCATGTTAGCTGAGGTCGCCCTCCTCACGCCAATGTAGCATATCTGACTGTGGATTTAAAAGGCGGGGCCTGgcccggtgagtgacgtgggtgtcagtGAATGAGATTGTTGCGTTGGCTGTTGTGAGTTCAGGTTaatggaaattttttttttcttttgccacctctgttcAGAACACAAACAGGCCGCCGAGCGCCAACCGGGACCCACCACTGTGAACGACGTCCTCCACCGCCAGGTCCAAGTTGAACGCCATGAAGCCCAGCGTGGAGAACACCACAAAGCCGGCGAAGATGCTGGTGGCGCTGTTCAAAAGGCACAGCGCCACGCAGTCCCTGTTGCGAGCGCACACCGGTCAGAAATCTCAACATGAGGTGGCACCGCTGGTTCACTTGTACCTGTAGCAATTGTTGTTGTACTTGTTGTAGCTGCCGAGAGAAGTCAGGACTCCCTGGCAGACAGCGTAGGAGAAAAACACCTGAGTCCCTGCGTCCAGCCAAACCTACACAGGGCAAAGCTtttatcagtaaaaaaaaaacacacagaggaGAAATAGCGAGACTTTGCGAATTCTTTACATTTTTCTCCCGTTTTGTAGTGAAAGCTGTCGAACGCCCCCCTTCCTTACAACCCGCGCGACATTTTCACCGGCGCGAGTGCTTTCCCAGCCGACAACACATGGTTGCCATTAGCGACGGGCGCCAATAAATCGGTTGCAATTTACATGCTGACACATGGCCGCGAGGCTCACACAGAGGAAGCTGTTATGTCCTgccgctgtattttttttttttcctttgggacATCGATCCCGGGCGCCCACTGAGTCGCTCAAGACAAAGGAGAGACACATTCACATGAGGGGAACGGAACCCGGCCAGATGTTTGATCCTCACAAGCGAAAGCCGGCCTGGAAAGCAACCACGTTGCATAACGTCCCTATTTGTAACATGTCGCTCGTGTTGATTCCAGAAGAACTGACGAGAATCTATAGACAGCGAGAGGAAGTCCGCGCAGGCATGACCGCCACGGGGTGATGACCTCTGACACCTAACGCCCGCTTTCAAGACGGCAAGACTCCGCTTTTAATATCCAGCAACACATGTTCCTATTGTGCTTAAGCATGCCAACCATCCATCCCAGTGCTGCTCGGTATCCCCCCCCCGAGGGACCCGGACATACATCTCGATACTGACGACACCCGCGCTTGTGCGCTTTGCGCccataaaatgaattaaacctGGGGGGGGTGCTGCTTAAATGCGCTTGACGCTCGCTTTCGCCGTCtcggtttgtttttcttgttaagGAGGAAAAGCTTGGGAGGGGAAACGAGGCAGGAAGGAGAAACGGATAAGGACCGGTCGCACGAAGGGGCCCCACGTAGGTTATGTTTGCCCTTCAAATGTGatattttcccttttcttcTTACGTCGGCGCTGAGCAGCCTGCTGAAGTCGGGAA contains:
- the LOC127593885 gene encoding sodium- and chloride-dependent betaine transporter-like, whose protein sequence is MTDEATGVKPNGQSDPNKVDSDNVSPARAKWANKWEFLLSMTGEIVGLGNVWRFPYLCFKNGGGVFLIPYFLFLAFGGIPIFFLETALGQYTSEGAVTAWRKICPMFQGVGIASLIIVIYLNIYYIVVLAWVLFYLFNSFQSPLPWSTCDNAWNTDNCHDRTGLYANPNLFRPDANWSFLNNVSTYDYFENISSISLNESFFMVKSAEEEFWTNRVLRMSESMSLGKVHWDLALCLLLAWVICYFCIWKGIKSMGKVVYVTATFPYLMLIILFIRGVSLPGAGEGLKYYLFPDFSRLLSADVWLDAGTQVFFSYAVCQGVLTSLGSYNKYNNNCYRDCVALCLLNSATSIFAGFVVFSTLGFMAFNLDLAVEDVVHSGPGLAFIAYPKVLSMLPGSTYWTVFFFLMMLFLGLDTQFVCVESLATAISDLFPKHLRRPCAREILVLVIAAVCFLLGLPLVTEGGIMLFHLIDSFGPSGTSLLIIACFETVVIGWVYGADRFLDNIEDMIGYRPFPVLKYCWLFVTPLLCVITMFFDLAKTHSLMVYDYQLGRWALAVGSLLILTPLIFIPAFIFVTLCRTPQSMTTPSSELRQAQPHRPALTVCDYVVHGPVRARAARGGDEKMAMGEVSSV